The following DNA comes from Ignavibacteria bacterium.
AACACTGGAACCAATATATATTTTCAGCCATCTTCATTGGTTCATTTTGGATCATCTCAATACCTGAATTTTTTAATTTATCATACATCTTTAAAGCTGATTCAACCCTGAATGTTATTGCTGATTTTACGCCTTTGGGATCTTTAGCAACCGGATTATAATTGCCTTCGACATATATTGCCTGTTCTTTATTAAGCTGATAGAAGCAGGAATTCTCACCCGGCTGTCCTTCGAGTCCCAGCATACCGCTGTAAAACTCATATGCTTTTTTAAAATCATCTACATAAATGCTGCCCATACCGATCGAGGTGATCTTTGTTTTTTCCATAATATATTATCCTACTGATTACTTTTATTCTTATGATAAATGTTATAATTTTATTAACTGCTTATGGAATTCGTGATATTTTATTTTTATCGGTCATTGTTTAAATCAAGAAGATACTCATGCCACGAAACCAGTTTCTATATTGAATTTCGGAATAACATGAAAAATCCGTTTTAAATCAGATATTAACATACCTGTATTCGTGGCACGAGTAATTCACTCCCCGCCAACAAATTCCACAATATTACCTGAAGGGTCGTAACATTGGAACCAATATGTATCCTCATTCATTTTCATAGGTTCTTTTTGTATCGTACGAATAGCATTTTTGCGCAGCTTGGCGAACATCTGTGTGGCGGAGCCGACCTTGAATGTAAACGATACTTTGGTGGTATCGAATCCTGCTTCGGGGGCATCATAGCCGCCTTCGAGGTACATTCCCTGTTCATCATTTACCTGGAAAAAGCAGGCCTTATCACCCATTGGAGAGTAATCTTCGAGTCCAAGCACACCATTATAGAATCTGAA
Coding sequences within:
- a CDS encoding VOC family protein — its product is MDSTKIQSITMGSVYAEDYSDSFRFYNGVLGLEDYSPMGDKACFFQVNDEQGMYLEGGYDAPEAGFDTTKVSFTFKVGSATQMFAKLRKNAIRTIQKEPMKMNEDTYWFQCYDPSGNIVEFVGGE
- a CDS encoding VOC family protein, producing the protein MEKTKITSIGMGSIYVDDFKKAYEFYSGMLGLEGQPGENSCFYQLNKEQAIYVEGNYNPVAKDPKGVKSAITFRVESALKMYDKLKNSGIEMIQNEPMKMAENIYWFQCFDPSGNIVEFLGGE